One Aphidius gifuensis isolate YNYX2018 linkage group LG3, ASM1490517v1, whole genome shotgun sequence DNA window includes the following coding sequences:
- the LOC122853077 gene encoding 1-phosphatidylinositol 3-phosphate 5-kinase isoform X1, with amino-acid sequence MMNKNVNSPTKMTEFAPLNSEENQPVVSSLFSKIFNFGKNTSNNNNPDCSTSSPKDDEQSSSGDSESWKQTDSREKTPDDDSSTSSLASTFPVGSNEGRSLPNVLKRISNIVASKSSNLKSYKDSQLRSYWMPDNVAKQCYECSERFTTFRRRHHCRVCGQIFCSKCCSDEIPGKIMGVTGDLRVCTYCCKVVLSYLQSSDMRSVLSADLKALQEDLESKYGSEILPTAPINLSDISKDETRVYRKPSVGYMEEKYAIRRSSGGYLSSEERSMVLQNSASLRLICEELFRSCHPINLQTHRVRLKNYYNCFIGSELVNWLISQNKASTRIQATAIGQALFEGGFIESCLSESLFSDTNAIFKPVNLTKIQCPNYFDDTQSICDSQEPAWVTNIPQHDSTTDSESENAKHYHRLPSSGSSYYLSLNVQSSTVTLKRPLTSEDFATTFSHPLDNGIEQQQQQQPQRDTTNSHECQSKGSVSDELLNDSLQVEVKERNSWHKVNNLENSLGEMSAYNNLMIAYKQHEESLIKQLLNNEGLSQSWSEIILPLAHQIIDQVRPHQNHDVDDMMDIREYVQIKKSPGGNRNDCQIISGVVCSKNVAHRGMDAMIAHPKILLLQCGLMYQRVEGKLLSLEPVMLQENEYLGHTVARITALGPDVVLVHKSVSRLAQDRFRQCGVTLVLNVKLSVLERVARCTGGTIVNTIDAHLATRYKLGTCKKFYLRNFPNDKNGIKTFMYFENCANAHLGSTILLRGGTIAELKKVKKVTSTIIFSAYSWRLEKSFLMDEFAKPPSQSENTFLDETNQKTFTTTTNSNTQIDEKDNKKIITDVNINNKESIEENKNEFSNDTEVFKKVNEILHHDSDPYDTLKLFKSRGKSSIDYSNDSKSLDNKETLSADSNDDSAINNQLNLELVNETKQETKQKLREKTSSEEKRVHGKSVSDHSDPLHQYLIENETDVFRQISPTDQSLSVADLPLSNKFKNSLNDTILSFSPYLKFTIPYLETETGRNCILRRFFPSEIYYSAQFEEKKIEGTKYMNSVTIDQQTEKPMKKLINLKPRHPFTMAKLTSNVESKEVQALLANFRACGGRLAPTDNVLLEENEINQPNEIIKILDCLDSMYHQRLSVLFCSFAYNINNAPASFCVNPWIINMDLYGKNDIALGKFLERYCLTSDYKCPEASCNAQLSQHGRRFTHDGGCVQITLKEISNNPFGSEYIDQILMWSKCIECKNISPVVPMSSDTWSLSFAKYLELRFHGNIYTNRSSDNCQHSLHHNYYQYFSRKNMLAIFKYTKIKQLEISLPPPMININYDEKQHVNIIEEVKSIALKGDEVFTIIKEQVQTLQLDSDSLSSVKQQIIKEQMLFKNKIEEIHIKLTSPTTTSTTMENKKLHIQNSMIKIEDGLVNLKRLISDAVSSWNTRILEIAAKKKDDRPRKFTERSITSSIIDQDGYITEDTASESQMEDLSPMSTDNAIDAISIAAIQNDVHNDVLESSDNEISDIQNPADIIVIQGSPKFNHQRSYSDVMSINSDDQPDRRKKKKTLLSLLSSATTVTPITNPLGLLEHHLLSLSTDIPIVVYESEPSSIIAYALATHSYRQALQDIVQKNYKLIDNNNIACSSPLNKRKNHQDNCSNKDNTNDSVGELKKTLKLTFNKRGNSPSPMEIDNKSQNLTMTDGQTQSNQTAQDNDDDKKNIKQQNYIEVQFDDETTDFYCRIYFAAQFSALRDNVLTCGEDGFIRSLCRSVQWAARGGKSGSGFCKSRDDRFILKEMSRTELQIFLEFASNYFSYMEKCQKTKQPTLLGKIIGVYRVSFKNNTTNSALRTSVLVMENLFYNRIIKDKFDLKGSIRNRLVNPDDIDHEGELVLMDENLLNMSCDSPLYIRPHSKAVLNKAIDKDTEFLADNSVMDYSLLVGLEPKSGELVLGIIDYIRTFTWDKKLETMVKKTGILGGQGKQPTIVSPEEYRTRFISAMHRYFLPVPDRWTGLGRGVVSPDK; translated from the exons atgatgaacaaaaatgtaaattcacCAACAAAAATGACAGAATTTGCTCCATTAAATTCTGAAGAAAATCAACCAGTTGTTagttcattattttcaaaaatatttaattttggtaaaaatacaagtaataacaataatcCTGATTGTTCAACAAGTTCACCAAAAGATGATGAACAAAGTTCATCTGGTGATTCAGAATCATGGAAACAAACAGATAGTAGAGAAAAAACACCAGATGATGACAGTTCAACAAGTAGTCTAGCATCAACATTTCCAGTTGGTTCAAATGAAGGTAGAAGTTTaccaaatgttttaaaaagaataagtAATATTGTTGCATCAAAAAgtagtaatttaaaatcatacaAAGATTCACAATTAAGAAGTTATTGGATGCCAGATAATGTTGCTAAACAATGTTATGAATGTAGTGAAAGATTTACGACATTTAGGAGAAGACATCATTGTCGTGTTTGTggacaaattttttgttcaaaatgTTGCTCTGATGAAATACCTGGTAAAATCATGGGAGTCactg GTGATCTCAGAGTTTGTACATATTGTTGTAAAGTTGTACTGTCTTATCTTCAATCATCTGACATGCGAAGTGTTCTATCAGCAGATTTAAAAGCTCTTCAAGAAGATCTAGAAAGTAAATATGGTAGTGAAATTCTTCCTACAGCACCAATAAATTTAAGTGACATATCAAAAGACGAAACAAGAGTATATAGAAAACCAAGTGTTGGATATATGGAAGAAAAATATGCAATACGTCGTTCATCAGGTGGTTATTTATCATCAGAAGAACGATCAATGGTTTTACAAAATTCAGCATCATTAAGATTAATTTGTGAAGAATTATTTCGTTCTTGTCatccaataaatttacaaactcATCGTGtacgtttaaaaaattattacaattgttttattggTAGTGAATTAGTTAATTGGTTAATATCACAAAATAAAGCATCAACAAGAATTCAAGCAACAGCTATTGGACAAGCATTATTTGAAGGTGGTTTTATTGAATCTTGTTTATCAGAAAGTTTATTTAGTGATACAAATGCAATATTTAAACCAGTTAATTTAACTAAAATACAATGtccaaattattttgatgatacaCAATCAATATGTGATTCACAAGAACCAGCATGGGTTACAAATATACCACAGCATGATTCAACAACTGATTCAGAAAGTGAAAATGCAAAACATTATCATCGTTTACCATCATCAGGTTCAAGTTATTATTTAAGTTTAAATGTTCAATCATCAACAGTAACATTAAAACGTCCATTAACATCTGAAGATTTTGCTACGACATTTAGTCATCCACTTGATAATGGaattgaacaacaacaacaacaacaaccacaaaGAGATACAACAAATTCACATGAATGTCAATCAAAAGGTAGTGTTtctgatgaattattaaatgacaGTTTACAAGTTGAAGTTAAAGAAAGAAATAGTTGGCataaagttaataatttagaaaattcacTTGGTGAAATGAGtgcatataataatttaatgattgcATATAAACAACATGAAGAATCATTGATAAAACAGTTGTTAAATAATGAAGGTTTATCACAGAGCTGGTCAGAAATAATATTACCATTGGCACATCAAATAATTGATCAAGTTAGACCACATCAAAAtcatgatgttgatgatatgATGGATATTAGAGAATatgtacaaattaaaaaatcaccaGGTGGTAATAGAAATGATTGTCAAATTATTTCTGGTGTTGTATGTTCTAAAAATGTTGCACATCGTGGTATGGATGCAATGATTGCACATCcaaaaatattacttttacAATGTGGTTTAATGTATCAACGTGTTGAGGGTAAATTATTAAGTTTAGAACCAGTTATGTTACaagaaaatgaatatttaggACATACAGTTGCTCGAATAACAGCACTTGGTCCTGATGTTGTTTTAGTACATAAATCTGTATCAAGACTTGCACAAGATAGATTTAGACAATGTGGTGTTACACTtgtattaaatgttaaattatcagtACTTGAAAGAGTTGCTAGATGTACTGGAGGTACAATTGTCAATACAATTGATGCACATTTAGCAACAAGATATAAACTCGgtacatgtaaaaaattttatcttagAAATTTtccaaatgataaaaatggcattaaaacatttatgtattttgaaaattgtgcTAATGCACATTTAggatcaacaatattattgagaGGTGGTACTATTGCTGAacttaaaaaagttaaaaaagtaACATCAACAATTATATTCTCAGCTTATTCATGGAGATTAGAAAAATCATTTCTCATGGATGAATTTGCAAAACCTCCTAGTCAATCTGAAAATACATTTCTCGATGaaacaaatcaaaaaacatttacaacaacaacaaattcaaatacacaaattgatgaaaaagataataaaaaaataataactgatgttaatattaataataaagaatcaattgaagaaaataaaaatgaattttcaaatgatacagaagtatttaaaaaagtaaatgaaattttGCATCATGATTCTGATCCATAtgatacattaaaattatttaaatctcgtggaaaatcatcaattgattattcaaatgattCAAAATCATTGGATAATAAAGAAACGTTATCTGCTGATTCAAATGATGATTCAGCTATTAATAATCAGCTAAATTTAGAATTAGTTAATGAAACAAAACaagaaacaaaacaaaaattaagagAAAAAACATCATCAGAAGAAAAAAGAGTACATGGAAAATCAGTGAGTGATCATAGTGATCCTCTTCATCAGTATCTCATTGAAAATGAAACTGATGTTTTTCGTCAAATAAGTCCAACTGATCAAAGCCTGAGTGTTGCAGATTTAccattgtcaaataaatttaaaaattctctaAATGATACAATACTAAGTTTTTCAccgtatttaaaatttacaattccATATTTAGAAACAGAAACAGGCAGAAATTGTATACTACGTCGTTTTTTTCCAtcagaaatatattattcagctcaatttgaagaaaaaaaaattgagggtACAAAATACATGAATAGTGTAACAATTGATCAACAGACTGAAAAAcctatgaaaaaattaattaatttaaaaccaaGACATCCATTTACAATGGCAAAATTAACATCAAATGTTGAATCAAAAGAAGTTCAAGCTTTATTAGCAAATTTTCGTGCATGTGGTGGTCGTTTAGCACCAACAGATAATGTTTTATTagaagaaaatgaaataaatcaaccaaatgaaataataaaaattttagattgTTTAGATTCAATGTATCATCAAAGATtatctgttttattttgtagttttgcttataatattaataatgcacCAGCATCATTTTGTGTTAATCCATGGATAATAAATATGGatttatatggaaaaaatgATATTGCATTGGGTAAATTTCTTGAACGTTATTGTCTAACATCTGATTATAAATGTCCAGAGGCATCATGTAATGCTCAATTATCACAACACGGTAGAAGATTTACTCATGATGGTGGTTGTGtacaaataacattaaaagaaatatcaaataatccATTTGGATCTGAATATATTGATCAAATTCTCATGTGGTCAAAATGcattgaatgtaaaaatatatcaccAGTTGTACCAATGTCATCAGACACATGGTCATTGTCATTTGCAAAATATCTTGAATTACGTTTTCAtggtaatatatatacaaatcgTAGCTCAGATAATTGTCAACATTCATtacatcataattattatcaatatttttcacgTAAAAATATGcttgcaatatttaaatatacaaaaattaaacaattagaaatatcattaccaccaccaatgattaatattaattatgatgaaaaacaacatgttaatattattgaagaagTTAAAAGTATTGCATTAAAAGGTGATGaagtatttacaattattaaagaaCAAGTACAAACATTACAATTAGATAGTGATAGTTTATCATCagttaaacaacaaataattaaagaacaaatgttatttaaaaataaaattgaagaaattcatattaaattaacatcaccaacaacaacatcaacaacaatggaaaacaaaaaattacatatacaaaattcaatgattaaaattgaGGATGgtttagttaatttaaaaagactTATATCAGATGCTGTATCAAGTTGGAATACAAGAATATTAGAAATTgctgctaaaaaaaaagatgatagaCCAAGAAAATTTACTGAACGTTCAATAACAAGTAGTATTATTGATCAAGATGGTTATATTACTGAAGATACTGCATCTGAATCACAAATGGAAGATTTAAGTCCAATGTCAACTGATAATGCAATTGATGCAATATCAATAGCAGCAATACAAAATGATGTACATAATGATGTACTTGAAAGTTCAGATAATGAAATATCAGATATACAAAATCCAgctgatattattgttatacaaGGCTCAccaaaatttaatcatcaacGTTCATATTCAGATGTTATGTCAATTAATTCAGATGATCAACCAGAtcgtcgtaaaaaaaaaaaaacattattatcattattatcatcagcaACAACAGTAACACCAATAACAAATCCACTTGGTTTACTTGAGcatcatttattatcattaagtACAGATATTCCAATAGTTGTTTATGAATCTGAGCCATCATCAATAATTGCTTATGCTCTTGCAACACACAGTTATCGTCAAGCACTACAAGatattgtacaaaaaaattataaattaattgataataataatattgcctGTTCTAGtccattaaataaaagaaaaaatcatcaagataATTGTAGTAATAAAGACAACACAAATGATTCAGTtggtgaattaaaaaaaacattaaaattaacatttaataaaagagGTAATAGTCCAAGTCCAAtggaaattgataataaaagtcaaaatttaacaatgacTGATGGACAAACACAAAGTAATCAAACAGCTcaagataatgatgatgataaaaaaaatattaaacaacaaaattatattgaagtacaatttgatgatgaaacaACTGATTTTTATTGTCGTATTTATTTTGCTGCACAATTTTCAGCATTAAGAGATAATGTATTGACATGTGGTGAGGATGGTTTTATAAGAAGTCTTTGTAGAAGTGTACAATGGGCAGCAAGAGGTGGTAAAAGTGGTAGTGGATTTTGTAAAAGTCGTGATGATCgttttatattaaaagaaatgtcACGTACTGagttacaaatatttttagaatttgcatcaaattatttttcatatatggaaaaatgtcaaaaaacaaaacagcCAACATTATTGGGTAAAATAATTGGTGTTTATAGagtatcatttaaaaataatacaacaaattcAGCATTAAGAACAAGTGTACTTGtcatggaaaatttattttacaatagaataataaaagataaatttgatttaaaaggTTCAATTAGAAATAGGCTTGTTAATCCAGATGATATTGATCATGAGGGTGAATTAGTATTGAtggatgaaaatttattaaatatgagCTGTGATTCACCATTATATATACGTCCACATTCAAAAGCCGTATTAAATAAAGCTATTGATAAAGATACAGAATTTTTAGCTGATAATTCAGTTATGGATTATTCATTGCTTGTTGGACTTGAGCCAAAAAGTGGTGAACTTGTACTTGgtattattgattatataaGAACATTTACATGggataaaaaacttgaaacaaTGGTTAAAAAAACTGGTATACTTGGTGGTCAAGGTAAACAACCGACAATTGTTTCACCTGAAGAATATAGAACAAGATTTATTTCAGCAATGcatagatattttttacctGTACCAGATAGATGGACAGGATTGGGACGTGGTGTTGTATCaccagataaataa